A single window of Venturia canescens isolate UGA chromosome 3, ASM1945775v1, whole genome shotgun sequence DNA harbors:
- the LOC122408515 gene encoding zinc finger BED domain-containing protein 4-like, which produces MHNTCTGNHQILDENSNDDEAGSTSANSRTAESTSDNDEVHSLEDSNEEPEQSESLKSLPKQLRCASHTLNLVSAVDILKIIKSSDYLSAKHFAAMEKCMNLWNALRSPKSREIFHEHVGAALPRPVVTRWNSLYDALGRIVVLKEQIVQVSPQLRVTNALNENDFRYIERYLKILKPIAETLDLLQGEKFCHYGYLLPSLVSLERKLKMLQSSEANTRFSSLITGLIKSLNDRFKPFFDLDDTVAGAAVAACSHPRFKLRWLVSLPESIYQKVEGIFLQAATEEYKKRRQVTAEENVTAQPVDDFFDFGEDPQVFIPHESPTVSVEIARYMASPSTNLEMLEEHPLIKRLFIKFNTPLPSSAPVERLFSYATMMNLPKWNRLTDEHFEQRVLLKANAAKVSNTNKLDKTRTNLSKKIDKLD; this is translated from the coding sequence ATGCACAATACATGTACCGGAAACCATCAAATTTTagatgaaaattcaaacgatGATGAGGCAGGGAGCACCAGTGCTAACTCTCGAACAGCCGAATCAACCTCCGATAACGACGAGGTTCATAGTCTCGAAGATAGTAACGAAGAACCTGAACAGTCCGAGTCTTTGAAATCATTGCCTAAGCAATTGCGGTGTGCTAGTCACACTTTGAATTTGGTTTCAGCGGTGGACatcttgaaaataatcaaatcCTCAGATTATCTGTCTGCTAAGCATTTTGCAGCGATGGAGAAATGTATGAATTTATGGAACGCACTTCGTTCGCCAAAATCAAGAGAGATTTTTCACGAACATGTAGGAGCAGCATTACCTCGACCTGTGGTCACGAGATGGAATTCGCTCTATGACGCTCTGGGGCGTATTGTTGTTTTAAAAGAACAAATCGTTCAGGTAAGCCCTCAACTTCGTGTAACGAATGCTTTAAATGAAAACGATTTCAGATATATCGAAAGGTATTTGAAGATCCTGAAACCCATCGCAGAAACGCTTGACCTTCTCCAGGGAGAAAagttttgtcattatggaTATCTTCTTCCATCTTTGGTGTCGTTGGAAAGGAAATTAAAAATGCTGCAGAGCTCAGAAGCGAATACACGATTTTCATCCTTGATCACTGGTTTGATCAAGTCGCTCAATGATCGATTTAAACCATTCTTTGATCTCGACGATACAGTCGCCGGAGCAGCTGTTGCAGCTTGCAGCCATCCGCGCTTCAAATTGCGATGGCTAGTTTCTCTTCCAGAGTCCATTTACCAAAAAGTAGAGGGTATTTTTCTACAGGCTGCAAccgaagaatataaaaaaaggcGGCAAGTAACTGCCGAAGAAAATGTTACTGCTCAACCAGTCGATGACTTTTTTGATTTTGGAGAGGACCCTCAGGTGTTCATTCCTCATGAAAGTCCAACAGTTAGTGTCGAAATCGCAAGGTACATGGCAAGTCCTAGCACGAACTTGGAAATGCTAGAAGAACATCCGCTCATCAAaagattatttattaaatttaataCGCCCCTACCATCATCTGCACCTGTTGAGCGATTGTTTAGTTATGCGACAATGATGAATCTGCCCAAATGGAATCGTTTGACAGAcgaacattttgaacagaGGGTACTTTTGAAAGCTAATGCCGCCAAAGTGTCAAATACCAACAAACTTGACAAAACTCGAACAAACTTGTCAAAGAAAATTGACAAACTCGATTGA